From a region of the Dehalococcoidales bacterium genome:
- a CDS encoding CoA transferase — MNQALDGIKVIDVSQVAAVPMAARHLADFGADVIHVENPKTGDSWRGFQAGLGSGGAGAPSDINYNWETYNRNKRSLAVDLSQDEGREVIYRLVESADVFTTNLRLFEREKFKLDYDALSQLNPRLIYAGLS, encoded by the coding sequence ATGAACCAGGCGCTTGACGGTATCAAAGTCATAGATGTTTCACAGGTGGCTGCGGTACCGATGGCGGCCCGCCACCTTGCTGATTTTGGTGCTGACGTTATCCATGTAGAGAACCCGAAGACCGGGGACTCATGGCGGGGTTTCCAGGCCGGCCTGGGTAGTGGTGGTGCTGGTGCACCGTCCGATATCAACTACAATTGGGAGACCTATAACCGCAATAAAAGGAGCCTGGCGGTTGACCTCTCGCAGGACGAGGGTCGGGAGGTAATCTACCGTCTGGTGGAAAGTGCCGATGTCTTTACCACCAACCTGCGGCTCTTCGAGCGGGAGAAGTTCAAACTGGACTACGATGCGCTGAGCCAGTTGAACCCCCGGCTCATCTACGCCGGGCTGTCC
- a CDS encoding PLD nuclease N-terminal domain-containing protein, protein MNDVEVLREMLPFLIPVGVIELGLMAFALVDLTRREVVKGGRKWPWAVVIVLLGIIGPIIYLLIGREQY, encoded by the coding sequence ATGAATGATGTCGAGGTTCTCAGGGAGATGCTTCCCTTCCTTATACCGGTCGGCGTTATCGAACTCGGTCTGATGGCTTTCGCCCTGGTTGACCTTACCCGGAGGGAAGTGGTCAAGGGCGGGCGGAAGTGGCCGTGGGCAGTGGTGATTGTCCTGCTCGGCATTATTGGCCCCATCATCTACCTTCTTATAGGGCGGGAGCAGTACTAG